One window of Mesorhizobium sp. PAMC28654 genomic DNA carries:
- a CDS encoding SH3 domain-containing protein translates to MRFRLLLCIATILAAIFGTSAAAFAYGAHTTTNLNVRSGPGAGYHKVATLPAGARVNVLGCQPGWCNIHHGGVRGWVSAGYLQRAHVVHPPVIIVRPPHHRPPHWQHRPPHHRPPHHRPPHKPRPGKCKIAPGFSCK, encoded by the coding sequence ATGAGATTTCGTCTGCTGCTTTGTATCGCGACCATCCTGGCCGCCATTTTCGGAACGTCTGCCGCCGCGTTCGCCTACGGCGCCCACACCACGACAAACCTCAATGTGCGCTCGGGGCCGGGAGCTGGCTACCATAAGGTCGCGACCTTGCCAGCCGGCGCCCGTGTCAATGTGCTTGGCTGCCAGCCGGGCTGGTGCAACATTCATCATGGTGGCGTGCGCGGCTGGGTCAGTGCTGGCTATCTGCAACGTGCCCATGTCGTGCATCCGCCGGTCATCATCGTGCGCCCACCGCATCATCGGCCGCCGCATTGGCAGCATCGTCCGCCGCACCATCGGCCTCCGCATCATCGCCCGCCGCACAAGCCGCGTCCCGGCAAATGCAAGATCGCGCCAGGCTTTTCGTGCAAGTAG